The genome window TGGGAGCAGGGGAAGGGGGTTTCAGCCCTAAGTAAAGGAGAAGAGCTGAGTCCCAGCTTGAGCTTCTGAACCATTTCCCAGTCTCATCTCTTGGTGCCTCTTCCAGGGGATGTGGAGATTGGTCTGCAGGAGCGGAACGGTCagctggaagtggacattatccAGGCTCGGGGACTGACAGCCAAGCCAGGCTCCAAGACACTGCCAGGTCTGGGGCCTACCTTCCCCTGCAAGGTGGGGGGGAGGTCAGGGAGGATATCCTGATGGGTACTGAGGGCCTTGAAGAGAGAAAATTGGGCCCAACTGTGGGGACCCCCTGTCCCAACTCTAATGTCTTCTGTGGAACTGGTAGTTTAGGGTTTGTTTGAAGAGCCAGTTGAGATTGTCTGTTGACCTTGTTCCTCTCCTCCACTGGACTGAGCTCCTGGGAGGCAGGGACCATCTTTCCAGCTTATCATTATACCCCAGTGCCTAGCAGGGTTCTtggcatgcagtaggtgctcagGCTTGGTGAGTGAGTGGGTCAGCAGATAGATGCATAAGCCAGGGAGGGGGTGGGCACATTATGGACTGAGAGAGGAAACAGGTGAGCACAGAGTGAGCAAAGGAAGGGTGGAGACAGTGAGGACCACCAGAGGAGGTGGGGCAGGCTGCACCCAAGCCCAGCTGTACCTGCCGCCCCCAAATGCCCACCCCCCATGTGTCCTGGTGCGTCCTCCCCAGACCCCATGGGGGCACACCTATCTCCAGCAGAGGGTGGGCAGCCTCCCTCTGTTGCACCCTTTGCCCACCATTTGAGGGCCAAACTAGAACTCACCCCTGTTGGCCTCTGTCCCCAGCGGCCTACATCAAGGCCTACCTGCTAGAGAATGGCATCTGCATTGCCAAGAAGAAGACCAAAGTCGCTCGCAAGTCGCTGGACCCACTGTATAACCAGGTGCTGCTGTTTCCCGAGAGTCCCCAGGGCAAAGTCCTCCAGGTGAGGGGCATTGGCGcgctcacgtgtgtgtgtgcacgagcACATATGCACAGTACCAGAATGAGAGGAGGGTACCCCTGGCGGGGGGTGTCTCTGGAGGGCCTCGCCTGGAGGAAATAGGTGAGGCCCTCAGTTCACTGTGGCTGAACTGAGCTCCACAACTTACTATGCGACTTTGAACAAGTTCCCTTCTGACCCTCGGTTTCTTCGTCTGTAAATAGGGGACCCTAATAGTACCTACCTGGTAACATTCTGGTGCCAGTGGAATGTGTGCCGTGTGCAGGAAAAGTATTTGCAGTTTTGCCTACAGCAAGTGTTCTacccattaccatcatcaccgtCACCATTACCATCAACAACCTCTGGAGGCCAGGGGCTTGGCGTGGTGCCCAGTGATAAGAAAGGCCTGTTGAGGAATTGCAGTTTTGAGGAGGTAGAAATCACAGGACTGAGATGGACTGGGCATGGGGGCGACCCAGGTTCTGCTTCTGGGCCTGTGAGTGGCACTGGCAGGATTTGAACCACTGTGTCTCTTGCCCTGCAGGTGATCGTGTGGGGGAACTACGGGCGGATGGAGCGGAAGCAGTTCATGGGTGTGGCTCGCGTGCTGCTGGAGGAGCTGGACTTGACCACCCTGGCCGTGGGTTGGTACAAGCTCTTCCCCACCTCCTCCATGGTGGACCCAGCCACAGGCCCCCTGCTCCGGCAGGCATCCCAGTTGTCCCTCGAGAGCACCGTGGGGCCCTGCGGAGAGCGATCTTAGTGCTGGGATGGGGAGGGGCTCCCCAAGATGGCCTGGAGACCACCCAGCCCTGACCTGGGACCCCAGGCCCAGGGGCACATTGAACAGGAGGACGGGGCTCTCCCCCACAGTGGGGAAGCAGAACGGGGAGACCTGCCCCCCTTGGGCCCCTCCTCACCCCTTCTTTGCCTCCTACCCCCGAGACCTCCCCTCTCCCAACGGGATTGGCTACACTTTTGACTTGGCCGGTTCTTGACCTGGTGGATGTGGCTGCAGTCCAGAGAAAGGAAAGATTGAGGTGGCAGAGCAGACCACTCTCCCTT of Symphalangus syndactylus isolate Jambi chromosome 24, NHGRI_mSymSyn1-v2.1_pri, whole genome shotgun sequence contains these proteins:
- the RIMS4 gene encoding regulating synaptic membrane exocytosis protein 4 isoform X2, whose translation is MERSQSRLSLSASFEALAIYFPCMNSFDDEDAGDSRRLKGAIQRSTETGLAVEMPSRTLRQASHESIEDSMNSYGSEGNLNYGGVCLASDAQFSDFLGSMGPAQFVGRQTLATTPMGDVEIGLQERNGQLEVDIIQARGLTAKPGSKTLPAAYIKAYLLENGICIAKKKTKVARKSLDPLYNQVLLFPESPQGKVLQVIVWGNYGRMERKQFMGVARVLLEELDLTTLAVGWYKLFPTSSMVDPATGPLLRQASQLSLESTVGPCGERS
- the RIMS4 gene encoding regulating synaptic membrane exocytosis protein 4 isoform X1, giving the protein MERSQSRLSLSASFEALAIYFPCMNSFDDEDAEGDSRRLKGAIQRSTETGLAVEMPSRTLRQASHESIEDSMNSYGSEGNLNYGGVCLASDAQFSDFLGSMGPAQFVGRQTLATTPMGDVEIGLQERNGQLEVDIIQARGLTAKPGSKTLPAAYIKAYLLENGICIAKKKTKVARKSLDPLYNQVLLFPESPQGKVLQVIVWGNYGRMERKQFMGVARVLLEELDLTTLAVGWYKLFPTSSMVDPATGPLLRQASQLSLESTVGPCGERS